In the Pseudolabrys taiwanensis genome, one interval contains:
- a CDS encoding RlmE family RNA methyltransferase, whose translation MAKKTSSGTRAMKVQVKTGGKRSLSSKLWLERQLNDPYVARAKREGFRSRAAFKLMEIDDKARFLKKGARVVDLGAAPGGWSQIAAKRVGAPAEGKVVAIDILDMEPVPGVMFAKLDFLDAAAPDKLKEMLGGPADVVLSDMAANATGHARTDHLKIMALVELAIEFAREVLAPGGAFLAKVLQGGTEANLLAALKRDFAKVQHIKPPASRADSAELYLLATGFRGSSERI comes from the coding sequence ATGGCCAAGAAAACCAGCAGCGGCACCCGCGCCATGAAGGTGCAGGTGAAGACCGGCGGCAAGCGCTCGCTGTCGTCGAAGCTGTGGCTGGAGCGCCAGCTCAACGATCCTTACGTCGCGCGCGCCAAGCGCGAGGGCTTCCGCTCGCGCGCCGCCTTCAAGCTGATGGAGATCGACGACAAGGCGCGCTTCCTGAAGAAGGGCGCGCGCGTGGTCGATCTCGGCGCCGCGCCCGGCGGGTGGAGCCAGATCGCCGCCAAGCGCGTCGGCGCGCCGGCCGAAGGCAAGGTGGTGGCGATCGACATTCTCGACATGGAGCCGGTGCCGGGCGTCATGTTCGCCAAGCTCGACTTCCTCGACGCGGCGGCGCCGGACAAGTTGAAAGAGATGCTCGGTGGTCCGGCCGATGTGGTGCTGTCCGACATGGCGGCGAATGCGACCGGCCATGCGCGCACCGATCATTTGAAGATCATGGCGCTGGTCGAGCTTGCGATCGAGTTTGCCCGCGAGGTGCTGGCGCCGGGCGGCGCGTTCCTCGCCAAGGTCCTGCAGGGCGGCACCGAAGCGAACCTGCTGGCCGCGCTCAAGCGCGACTTCGCCAAAGTGCAGCACATCAAACCGCCGGCCAGCCGCGCGGATTCGGCGGAGCTGTATCTGTTGGCGACCGGATTTCGGGGATCCAGCGAGCGCATTTAG
- a CDS encoding Ppx/GppA phosphatase family protein: MSGEAGDVPGLDPAINRVPPERSRWGRRSSGEQRNGSEHDRGGSTYAALDLGTNNCRLLVARPAGDGFRVVDAFSRIVRLGEGVSLTGRLSDKAIDRAMEALAICRTKMKNRGVTRARLIATEACRAAENGAAFRDRVADELGLMLEVIDRETEACLAATGCTPLIDPQAEGAVLFDIGGGSSELVRLEQSQRTRRGPPLPQIRGWVSLPTGVVTLAERHGGIRVTRESYERMVQEVFGLIGPFLAEHGISNLRGIHMLGTSGTVTTIAGVHLNLPRYDRNRVDGCWMNAQEVNAVVDRLLDMSYDERAASPCIGAERADLVLAGCAILEAIRRAFPCQRLRVADRGLREGMLVQMMRDDGAWGGEQAAAL, translated from the coding sequence ATGAGCGGCGAGGCCGGGGATGTCCCAGGCCTCGACCCTGCCATCAATCGGGTGCCGCCGGAGCGGTCCCGGTGGGGTCGGCGGTCGTCTGGCGAACAACGGAACGGCTCCGAGCACGATCGGGGCGGGTCGACTTATGCCGCGCTCGATCTCGGCACCAATAACTGCCGCCTGCTGGTCGCGCGGCCGGCCGGCGACGGGTTCCGTGTCGTCGACGCCTTTTCCCGCATCGTCAGGCTGGGCGAGGGCGTGTCGCTCACCGGCCGTTTGAGCGACAAGGCGATCGATCGGGCGATGGAAGCCCTCGCCATCTGCCGCACCAAGATGAAGAACCGCGGCGTCACGCGCGCGCGGCTGATCGCGACGGAGGCCTGCCGCGCCGCCGAGAACGGCGCCGCCTTCCGCGATCGCGTCGCGGACGAGCTCGGCCTGATGCTCGAGGTGATCGACCGCGAGACCGAGGCCTGTCTCGCCGCCACCGGCTGCACGCCGCTGATCGATCCGCAGGCCGAAGGCGCGGTGCTGTTCGATATCGGCGGCGGTTCGTCCGAACTGGTGCGGCTCGAGCAATCGCAGCGGACGCGGCGCGGGCCGCCGCTGCCGCAGATCCGCGGCTGGGTTTCGCTGCCGACCGGTGTCGTGACGCTCGCCGAGCGCCACGGCGGCATCCGCGTCACGCGCGAGAGCTACGAGCGCATGGTGCAGGAAGTGTTCGGCCTGATCGGTCCGTTCCTGGCCGAGCATGGCATCAGCAATCTGCGCGGCATCCACATGCTCGGCACGTCCGGCACGGTGACGACCATCGCCGGCGTGCATCTCAATCTGCCACGCTACGATCGCAACCGTGTCGACGGCTGCTGGATGAACGCGCAGGAGGTCAACGCGGTGGTCGATCGGCTGCTCGACATGAGCTACGACGAGCGCGCGGCCTCGCCCTGCATCGGTGCCGAGCGCGCCGATCTGGTGCTGGCCGGCTGCGCGATCCTGGAAGCCATTCGCCGCGCCTTTCCGTGCCAGCGTCTGCGCGTTGCCGATCGTGGCTTACGCGAAGGCATGCTGGTGCAGATGATGCGCGACGACGGCGCCTGGGGCGGCGAGCAGGCGGCGGCGTTGTGA